In a genomic window of Leisingera caerulea DSM 24564:
- a CDS encoding DNA-3-methyladenine glycosylase family protein — MASEVQTFLPGVGRIIQCDACVSEGAAWLAAQDSRFAGALELTGALPLRRRPDGFAELLSAIVSQQVSVASANAIWTRMKETELTGPRKILAATDDDLRAAGLSRQKIRYARALADARIDFKALRDAPDAEVIATLVQVPGVGLWTAEIYAMFSLGRADVFAHGDLALQEAARVLFELPARPKEREMRQMAEAWSPWRSVAARILWAYYRVAKDREGIR; from the coding sequence GTGGCGTCAGAAGTGCAGACATTCCTGCCGGGTGTGGGCCGGATCATCCAGTGTGACGCCTGCGTGTCCGAAGGTGCCGCGTGGCTGGCGGCGCAGGACAGCCGGTTTGCCGGGGCGCTGGAACTGACCGGCGCGCTTCCGCTCAGGCGGAGGCCGGACGGGTTTGCGGAACTTCTGAGCGCGATTGTCAGCCAGCAGGTCAGCGTGGCTTCGGCCAACGCGATCTGGACGCGGATGAAAGAGACGGAACTCACCGGCCCACGCAAAATCCTTGCCGCTACGGATGACGATTTGCGCGCCGCTGGCCTAAGCCGTCAGAAAATCCGCTATGCCCGCGCCCTGGCAGATGCACGTATTGATTTCAAAGCCTTGCGCGATGCCCCTGACGCCGAGGTGATTGCAACGCTGGTTCAGGTTCCGGGTGTCGGCCTCTGGACGGCAGAGATATATGCGATGTTTTCGCTGGGCCGCGCGGATGTGTTTGCCCATGGTGATCTTGCCTTGCAGGAGGCGGCGCGGGTGCTGTTTGAGCTGCCCGCCCGGCCCAAGGAACGCGAAATGCGGCAAATGGCCGAAGCCTGGTCCCCCTGGCGGTCGGTTGCGGCGCGCATTCTCTGGGCCTATTACCGGGTGGCGAAGGACAGGGAAGGGATCCGATGA
- a CDS encoding alpha/beta hydrolase yields MTRVLNAGRKEPVSGSTRSIVVFLHGYGANGADLLGLADPLGEHLPDTLFVAPDAPEACAGAPFGFQWFPIPWIDGSSEEESMRGMLSAIEDLNAFLDALMVDEDVLPEQVVLFGFSQGTMMSLHVAPRREDAVAGIVAFSGRLLEPELLKDEAVSKMPVLLVHGDQDDVVPVQSLPEAAEALQEAGFQDVFAHIQKGTAHGIAPDGLSVALAFMRDKLGL; encoded by the coding sequence ATGACTCGTGTACTGAATGCCGGCCGCAAAGAGCCGGTTTCCGGCAGCACCCGCTCGATTGTGGTGTTCCTGCATGGCTATGGCGCCAATGGAGCTGATTTGCTGGGGCTGGCCGATCCGCTGGGGGAGCATCTGCCGGATACGCTGTTTGTCGCTCCGGATGCGCCGGAGGCCTGCGCCGGCGCGCCTTTTGGCTTCCAGTGGTTTCCGATCCCCTGGATTGACGGCTCATCTGAGGAAGAGAGCATGCGCGGCATGCTGTCGGCAATTGAGGATCTGAACGCCTTCCTGGATGCGCTGATGGTGGACGAGGACGTGCTGCCGGAACAGGTCGTGCTGTTCGGCTTCAGCCAGGGCACCATGATGAGCCTGCATGTGGCACCGCGCCGCGAGGACGCAGTGGCAGGGATCGTTGCCTTCTCCGGCCGGCTGCTGGAGCCCGAACTGCTGAAGGATGAAGCGGTCTCAAAGATGCCAGTGCTGCTGGTGCATGGCGACCAGGACGACGTGGTGCCGGTGCAGTCGCTGCCCGAGGCTGCCGAAGCGCTGCAGGAGGCGGGCTTCCAGGATGTTTTTGCCCATATCCAGAAGGGCACCGCGCATGGCATCGCGCCCGACGGGCTGAGCGTGGCCCTGGCGTTCATGCGCGACAAGCTTGGGCTGTAA
- a CDS encoding VOC family protein, producing MLPHAPAPIAILEASLYVDDLDAAEDFYGRILGLERIQRVANRHVFFRCGPSVLLLFNAEETVKPPGNPRLPVPPHGARGPGHVCFAQTREELLLMRARLKKAGVAIEAEFDWPSGARSVYFRDPAGNSVEIAEPHLWAP from the coding sequence ATGCTGCCGCACGCCCCTGCCCCGATCGCCATTCTCGAAGCGTCGCTCTATGTTGACGACTTGGACGCAGCCGAAGACTTTTATGGCCGTATCTTAGGGCTGGAACGTATTCAGAGGGTGGCAAACCGGCATGTTTTTTTCCGCTGCGGACCCTCCGTCCTGCTGCTGTTCAACGCTGAGGAAACCGTGAAACCACCGGGCAACCCGCGGCTGCCGGTGCCGCCGCACGGCGCCCGCGGGCCCGGGCACGTGTGCTTTGCACAGACCAGGGAAGAATTGCTCTTGATGCGCGCCAGGCTCAAAAAAGCCGGTGTTGCGATAGAGGCTGAGTTTGATTGGCCGAGTGGCGCCCGGTCCGTCTATTTTCGCGATCCGGCCGGAAATTCAGTTGAAATCGCCGAACCGCATCTGTGGGCACCCTGA
- a CDS encoding pseudouridine synthase: MTRLIRFNKPYDVLPQFTDRGSQDSPRPTLSNYIDCPGVYAAGRLDRDSEGLMLLTDNGRLQAWITDPKHKMDKTYWVQVEGIPDQDALRALSEGVELKDGKTRPAKARLMPEPPGLWVRTPPVRMRKTVPDCWIELTIREGRNRQVRRMTAAVGHPTLRLIRYSIGAWTLDGLAQGTWEDLEPPRVLGPPKPSQKPPRRPKASLARPAKGDRPRRR, translated from the coding sequence ATGACCCGCCTGATCCGTTTCAACAAGCCCTATGACGTTCTGCCCCAGTTCACCGACCGCGGCAGCCAGGACAGCCCGCGGCCCACGCTGAGCAATTATATCGACTGCCCGGGCGTCTATGCGGCCGGCCGCCTGGACCGGGACAGCGAAGGGCTGATGCTGCTGACCGACAACGGCCGTCTGCAAGCCTGGATCACCGACCCCAAGCATAAGATGGACAAAACCTATTGGGTTCAAGTCGAAGGAATTCCGGATCAGGACGCTCTCAGAGCATTGTCGGAAGGTGTCGAACTAAAGGACGGAAAAACCAGGCCCGCCAAGGCCCGGCTGATGCCCGAACCGCCGGGCCTGTGGGTGCGCACGCCGCCGGTCCGGATGCGCAAGACCGTTCCCGATTGCTGGATCGAACTTACCATCCGCGAGGGCCGCAACCGGCAGGTGCGCCGGATGACGGCGGCGGTCGGGCATCCCACGCTGCGCCTGATCCGCTACAGCATCGGCGCCTGGACGCTTGACGGGCTCGCGCAAGGAACATGGGAGGATCTGGAACCGCCCCGGGTTCTCGGACCGCCGAAACCTTCGCAAAAGCCGCCGCGCCGCCCCAAGGCTTCCTTGGCGCGCCCGGCAAAAGGTGACAGACCCCGCCGCCGCTGA
- a CDS encoding HNH endonuclease encodes MDGDFRAEFVRSPGALKQHPALVLNADYRPLSYYPLSLWTWQDAVKAAWLDRVAIVAEYDEVVHSPSTEIRIPSVVVLKDYVKPQKRVAFTRFNLFLRDEFRCQYCGSKGELTFDHVVPRAAGGVTSWENVVAACSPCNLKKGSKSLHRAGMSLRKPPRRPGAEELRNTGRKFPPNHLHESWMDFLYWDTELDA; translated from the coding sequence ATGGATGGCGATTTCAGAGCAGAGTTTGTCAGATCTCCGGGGGCGCTGAAGCAGCACCCGGCACTGGTGCTGAACGCGGACTACCGGCCGCTCTCCTATTATCCTTTGTCTTTGTGGACCTGGCAGGATGCGGTCAAGGCCGCTTGGCTGGACCGGGTGGCCATTGTGGCCGAATACGACGAGGTGGTGCACAGTCCGAGTACCGAGATCCGAATACCGTCTGTGGTGGTTCTGAAAGATTATGTGAAACCTCAAAAGCGCGTGGCCTTCACGCGCTTTAATTTGTTTCTGCGGGATGAATTCCGCTGCCAGTACTGCGGCAGCAAGGGTGAGCTGACCTTTGACCATGTGGTGCCGCGCGCGGCTGGCGGTGTGACCAGCTGGGAAAATGTCGTGGCGGCCTGCAGCCCCTGCAATCTGAAGAAAGGGTCCAAATCGCTGCACCGGGCCGGCATGTCGCTGCGCAAGCCGCCGCGGCGGCCGGGGGCGGAGGAGCTGCGCAACACAGGACGCAAGTTCCCGCCCAACCACCTGCACGAAAGCTGGATGGACTTCCTGTACTGGGATACTGAGCTGGACGCTTAA
- a CDS encoding ornithine cyclodeaminase, producing the protein MTQPSDKALVPFVSVDNMMRLIHHVGIEQMMRDLAEYVEEDFKRWELFDKTPRVASHSDVGVIELMPTSDGEAYGFKYVNGHPKNTSEGLQTVTAFGLLADVYTGYPVLLTEMTMLTALRTAATSAMAAKYLAPKGSTTMAMIGNGAQSEFQTLAMKAIIGLRSVRLYDNDPAATEKCARNLQGVGIEVVSCKTPEEAIEGAQILTTCTADKQYATILTDNMVGSGVHINAIGGDCPGKTELAPGILNRSDVFVEYPPQTRIEGEIQQMPDDFAVTELWEVIAGNKQGRTGDRQITLFDSVGFAIEDFSALRYIRDRIKGTDYFIDLDMLADPDDPRDLFGMLQRAKP; encoded by the coding sequence ATGACACAGCCTTCGGACAAGGCACTGGTGCCTTTTGTCAGCGTCGACAACATGATGCGCCTCATTCATCACGTCGGCATCGAGCAGATGATGCGCGATCTGGCCGAATATGTGGAAGAAGACTTCAAGCGCTGGGAGCTGTTTGACAAAACCCCGCGCGTCGCCAGCCACTCCGACGTCGGTGTGATCGAGCTGATGCCGACCTCCGATGGGGAGGCCTATGGCTTCAAGTATGTGAACGGCCACCCCAAGAACACATCCGAAGGGCTGCAAACCGTCACCGCATTCGGCTTGCTGGCGGATGTCTACACCGGTTACCCGGTGCTGCTGACCGAAATGACCATGCTGACCGCGCTGCGCACCGCCGCGACCTCAGCAATGGCCGCCAAGTATCTGGCCCCAAAGGGGTCGACCACGATGGCGATGATCGGCAACGGGGCCCAGTCTGAATTCCAGACGCTGGCGATGAAGGCAATCATCGGCCTGAGATCCGTGCGCCTGTATGATAATGACCCGGCCGCGACCGAAAAATGCGCCCGCAACCTGCAAGGGGTGGGAATTGAGGTCGTGTCCTGCAAGACGCCGGAGGAGGCGATCGAAGGCGCGCAGATCCTCACCACCTGCACCGCGGACAAGCAGTATGCCACAATTCTGACCGACAACATGGTGGGCAGCGGCGTCCACATTAACGCGATCGGTGGCGACTGCCCCGGCAAGACCGAACTGGCGCCCGGCATCCTCAACCGGTCCGACGTTTTTGTCGAATACCCGCCCCAAACCCGGATCGAGGGCGAGATCCAGCAGATGCCGGATGATTTTGCCGTGACCGAATTGTGGGAAGTGATTGCGGGCAATAAACAGGGCCGCACCGGTGACCGCCAGATCACGCTGTTTGACAGCGTCGGCTTTGCCATCGAGGACTTCTCGGCGCTGCGCTATATCCGCGACCGCATCAAGGGGACCGATTACTTCATCGACCTGGACATGCTTGCTGATCCGGACGATCCGCGCGACCTGTTCGGTATGCTTCAGCGCGCCAAACCCTGA